From a single Leishmania infantum JPCM5 genome chromosome 36 genomic region:
- a CDS encoding putative exoribonuclease 2, translating to MGIAGFFLWLQRWYGDCIDNIPQDVVDAAFKGQTLPHSHASAYSYDNFYVDMNGLIHPCCHDTAPLPEPENEEEMFERMFDQLDLLVRVVRPKKCLVLCVDGVAPRSKMNQQRSRRFRAADERLESDAISNACADRIVSEYHLPRPRVRERWDHNVITPSTAFMERVALALEWYIMKKLNEDAAWRHLTVVFSDAHVPGEGEHKIMQYIRGLRSQPGYDYNTSHVIHGMDADLICLGLSTHEKHVCILRNQLTETFQPDHNRFCYFNLSTYREKLMQDFSNIEGMQFERVVDDFIFLCFFVGNDFLPHVPLVSIKTRGIEMLLDHYVRDFALHGYLTQLGEVDYAHLHIFLMNFTSKCMMKLTKEYYGVVRAKERAKQHVEERVTKTEAQVSEVLGTLLPDRSNAQEVSDALLALMSSARKERTRLVVDKQPLGFSYLDKAYRDAYYQHKFGWDPSANRAAFESHIRLCCAEYLRGLQWVMRYYTKGCPSWEWYFPYHYAPLLQDLAAFTATVNVEMRMSAPLHPVEQLLAVLPRLSVHALPEELHEAVNDPKSVLGKFYPAIVDVDFSEANFSYQGVLRIPFINCEALSKACRQLVELEEDFGSTFLYCHESTSLAKQLDALTGPSNSALPLATSLAPPVMPIPASVASTMPVAGRVGRYEAEWPRHEELQCPDPGMAKSTRYGGRIKSNQVNQYRYELSTQADYRPVLMGEEKATKNGAAAAAASKTSKRLEKEQSPPRHRKRGRDADHVVNSNDAKRKRGSSRHDDDRDRRERHRSNGEREQNGGSRRRSKDVDTCGASSSSPHTSSSKHRSKEGEKKRSQHETGSRESKSEAHPAPLSSSSRRAKKSREAKKELRPSEKVTPAKPSRHAHRQRRA from the coding sequence ATGGGCATTGCTGGGTTCTTTTTGTGGTTGCAGCGATGGTACGGCGACTGCATCGACAACATCCCACAGGATGTGGTAGATGCTGCCTTCAAGGGTCAGACGCTTCCGCACAGCCATGCCAGTGCGTACTCGTACGACAACTTCTATGTGGACATGAACGGGTTGATTCACCCCTGCTGCCACGAtacggcgccgctgccggagccagagaacgaggaggagatgtTTGAGCGCATGTTCGACCAGCTTGACCTCCTCGTCAGGGTGGTGCGTCCGAAGAAGTGCCTCGTGCTGTGCGTTGATGGCGTTGCCCCACGTAGCAAGATGAatcagcagcgcagccgtcgcTTCCGTGCCGCAGACGAGCGCCTGGAGAGCGACGCCATCTCGAACGCCTGTGCAGACCGCATTGTCTCCGAGTATCACCTTCCCCGGCCACGCGTCCGGGAGCGCTGGGACCACAACGTCATAACCCCGTCCACGGCGTTCATGGAGCGCGTCGCCCTCGCGCTTGAGTGGTACATTATGAAGAAGCTAAACGAGGACGCCGCATGGCGCCACTTGACGGTCGTCTTCTCggacgcgcacgtgccgggcgagggcgagcacAAGATCATGCAATACATCCGCGGCCTGCGCTCGCAGCCCGGCTATGACTACAACACTAGCCACGTCATTCACGGCATGGATGCCGACCTCATCTGCCTCGGGCTGTCGACGCACGAGAAACATGTCTGCATCTTGCGCAACCAGCTCACCGAGACCTTCCAGCCAGATCACAATCGCTTCTGCTACTTTAACCTAAGCACGTACCGCGAGAAGCTTATGCAGGACTTTTCGAACATCGAGGGCATGCAGTTCGAGCGCGTCGTGGACGACTTCATCTTCCTCTGCTTCTTCGTCGGCAACGATTTCTTGCCGCACGTGCCGCTCGTGTCCATCAAGACGCGTGGCATCGAGATGCTCCTTGACCACTACGTGCGCGACTTCGCGCTGCACGGCTACTTGACCCAGCTCGGCGAGGTGGACTACGCCCACCTGCACATCTTCCTCATGAACTTCACTTCCAAGTGCATGATGAAGCTGACGAAGGAGTACTACGGCGTCGTCCGCGCTAAGGAGCGCGCAAAGCAGCACGTTGAGGAGCGCGTCACCAAGACGGAGGCTCAAGTATCGGAGGTGCTGGGGACCTTGCTGCCAGATCGCAGCAACGCACAAGAGGTCAGTGACGCGTTACTGGCGCTCATGTCATCTGCGCGGAAAGAGCGCACCCGCCTCGTCGTGGACAAGCAGCCGCTCGGGTTCTCCTACCTCGACAAGGCGTACCGCGACGCGTATTACCAGCATAAGTTCGGCTGGGACCCGTCGGCCAACCGTGCCGCCTTCGAGAGCCACATTCGGCTCTGCTGTGCCGAGTACCTGCGTGGGTTGCAGTGGGTCATGCGCTACTACACGAAGGGGTGCCCGTCGTGGGAGTGGTACTTTCCGTACCACTAcgccccgctgctgcaggactTGGCGGCGTtcacggcgacggtgaaTGTCGAAATGCGCATGAGCGCTCCTCTTCATCCAGtagagcagctgctggcggtgctaCCGCGGCTGAGCGTGCACGCCCTGcccgaggagctgcacgagGCCGTGAACGACCCCAAGTCCGTCTTGGGCAAGTTCTACCCCGCCATCGTCGATGTCGACTTTAGCGAAGCCAACTTCTCGTACCAAGGGGTACTGCGTATTCCCTTCATCAACTGCGAGGCCCTCAGCAAGGCCTGCCGACAGCTGGTTGAGTTGGAGGAGGACTTTGGCAGCACATTCCTCTACTGCCATGAGTCCACTTCACTAGCGAAACAGCTAGACGCTCTCACTGGGCCGAGCAACAGCGCATTGCCGCTGGCGACCAGcctggcgccgccggtgatgCCGATCCCCGCCTCGGTGGCATCGACGATGCCGGTTGCCGGCCGAGTGGGCCGCTATGAGGCGGAGTGGCCTCGAcacgaggagctgcagtgCCCCGACCCGGGCATGGCCAAGTCCACGCGCTACGGTGGACGCATCAAGTCGAACCAGGTGAACCAGTACCGCTACGAGCTCAGCACACAGGCCGACTACCGTCCCGTGCTCATGGGCGAGGAGAAGGCGACCAAAaacggggcggcggcggcggccgcatcgAAGACGTCCAAGCGACTGGAAAAAGAACAgtcaccgccgcggcaccgcaagCGGGGTCGCGACGCAGACCACGTCGTCAACAGTAACGACGCTAAACGCAAGAGAGGCTCCAGCcggcacgacgacgacagggACAGGcgcgagcgccaccgcagcaacggcgaGAGGGAGCAGAATGGCGggagccggcgccgcagcaaggACGTCGACACGTGTGgggcctcttcctcctcgcctcaCACCTCATCTTCTAAGCATCGCTCCAAGGAGGGGGAAAAGAAGCGCTCGCAGCACGAGACTGGATCTCGCGAGAGTAAAAGTGAGGCTCACCCCGCACCCTTGTCTTCGTCATCTCGACGCGCCAAGAAGAGCCGCGAAGCGAAGAAGGAACTGCGACCGTCCGAAAAGGTGACGCCGGCCAAGCCGTCGCGGCACGCtcatcgacagcggcgcgcgtga